A genomic stretch from Sphingobacterium sp. ML3W includes:
- the cmk gene encoding (d)CMP kinase, whose translation MSGRHNFIIAIDGFSSCGKSTLAKALAKKLKFAFIDSGAMYRAVTLYFIRHNIALDDQDAIDNALNDIHIDFIPNAVKTEIHLNDEDISEEIRQMYISDKVSDVSAIKAVRTAMVTQQQKLGSRRNIIMDGRDIGTTVFPDADLKIFMTADPKVRAARRYLELTEKGEDVTLEEVVENLANRDRIDSTRAESPLRQAEDAIVLDNSNLTPEQQLHFVEEEYLKVKASRIQA comes from the coding sequence ATGAGTGGAAGACACAATTTTATTATCGCCATAGATGGCTTTTCCTCTTGTGGAAAAAGTACGCTTGCCAAAGCTTTAGCTAAAAAGCTGAAATTTGCCTTTATTGACAGCGGCGCGATGTATAGAGCAGTAACACTCTACTTTATTCGTCATAATATTGCTCTGGATGATCAAGATGCGATTGATAATGCATTAAATGATATCCATATTGATTTTATCCCAAATGCTGTCAAAACGGAGATTCACCTCAACGATGAAGATATTTCTGAAGAAATCCGTCAGATGTATATTTCTGATAAGGTCAGTGATGTAAGTGCAATTAAAGCGGTGCGAACCGCTATGGTGACACAGCAGCAAAAATTGGGTAGCCGGAGAAATATTATTATGGACGGCCGTGACATTGGTACTACCGTTTTCCCTGATGCGGATTTGAAGATCTTTATGACCGCAGATCCGAAAGTTAGGGCGGCCAGAAGATACCTGGAATTGACGGAGAAAGGGGAGGATGTCACACTCGAAGAGGTTGTTGAAAATCTTGCCAATCGGGATCGTATTGATAGTACCCGCGCTGAGAGTCCATTGCGACAAGCCGAAGATGCTATCGTATTGGATAACTCAAATTTGACTCCAGAGCAGCAGCTACATTTTGTTGAAGAGGAATATTTAAAAGTCAAAGCATCAAGAATCCAAGCATAA